In Cryptomeria japonica chromosome 10, Sugi_1.0, whole genome shotgun sequence, a genomic segment contains:
- the LOC131029846 gene encoding ATP-dependent Clp protease ATP-binding subunit ClpA homolog CD4A, chloroplastic-like, producing the protein MGLLVAGTKYRGEFEERLKKKLMDEIKQSDEIILFIDEVHTLIGAGAVEGAIDAANILKPALARGELQCIGATTLDEYRKHIEKDPTLERRFQPVQVPEPTVDETIQILAGLRERYELHHKLRYSDEALECAAKLSHQYINDRFLPDKAIDLVDEAGSHVHLRHSQLPEEAKELDKELRQITKEKNEAVRGQDFEKARELRDREMELRAHRLQEEYTMANLNFHLSTHVSLQASA; encoded by the coding sequence ATGGGGTTACTTGTTGCAGGTACCAAGTATCGTGGAGAGTTTGAGGAAAGACTAAAAAAAAAACTTATGGATGAAATCAAACAGAGTGATGAGATCATACTCTTCATAGATGAAGTCCATACTTTAATTGGAGCAGGTGCAGTAGAAGGGGCAATTGATGCGGCCAATATCCTAAAACCAGCTCTCGCACGAGGTGAACTACAGTGCATTGGGGCAACCACCTTGGATGAATATAGAAAACACATTGAAAAAGATCCCACTCTAGAGAGAAGATTTCAACCCGTACAAGTGCCAGAACCAACTGTAGATGAGACGATACAGATATTGGCAGGACTACGTGAACGATATGAACTTCATCATAAGCTTCGTTACTCTGATGAGGCTTTAGAGTGTGCTGCCAAATTATCACATCAATACATCAATGATCGTTTCCTCCCTGACAAAGCAATTGATCTAGTTGATGAGGCTGGCTCTCATGTGCACCTCCGCCATTCACAGCTTCCTGAAGAAGCAAAAGAACTTGACAAAGAACTGAGGCAGATTACAAAAGAGAAGAATGAAGCTGTTCGAGGCCAAGATTTTGAAAAGGCTAGAGAGCTACGGGATCGTGAGATGGAACTGAGGGCACACCGTTTGCAGGAGGAGTATACTATGGCAAACTTAAATTTCCACCTGAGTACCCATGTAAGCCTCCAGGCATCAGCATGA